A single window of Vigna radiata var. radiata cultivar VC1973A chromosome 4, Vradiata_ver6, whole genome shotgun sequence DNA harbors:
- the LOC106759597 gene encoding alpha-soluble NSF attachment protein 2 isoform X1 yields MDDHMVKGHILAKKAENKLHACCPLFGSKVEDAALLFHKSATSFKLAKSCRILSLTRNLFQNFFFSFSCFSHTFNCFFVRSGDKAGSLFVESSACHMKLGNKHDAVNAYIEGARCYKKTSLQGAVFCLNKVVTIYEELGRHIMAAKYSKEIGDLCELNKDIDCARLHYERAAELFEIGDAATSVIQCKLKVAQFFVQLQQYQKAIKIYEDIARQSLNSNLLKYGVRVHLLNSGLCQLVKGDFVAISNSLELYQDLDPTFSTTREYKFLADLAASIDEEDVEKFTKVVKEFNDITPLEPWKSTLLLRVKHVLKEKEMQEDDLT; encoded by the exons ATGGACGATCACATGGTGAAGGGACATATACTAGCCAAGAAAGCGGAGAACAAGCTCCACGCTTGTTGCCCCTTGTTCGGTTCCAAAGTCGAAGACGCCGCTCTGTTGTTCCACAAATCCGCTACTTCCTTCAAACTCGCCAAATCATGTCGCATTCTTTCTCTCACACGCAATCTCttccaaaactttttcttttccttttcatgtttttctcaCACTTTTAACTGTTTCTTTGTTCGTTCAGGGGACAAGGCGGGCTCACTCTTCGTCGAATCGTCTGCATGTCACATGAAG TTAGGTAACAAGCATGATGCTGTAAATGCTTATATCGAAGGTGCTCGTTGCTACAAGAAAACTTCATTACAAG GAGCTGTTTTCTGCTTAAATAAAGTAGTGACAATCTACGAAGAGCTTGGTAGGCACATCATGGCTGCTAAGTATTCAAAG GAAATTGGCGACTTATGTGAGCTCAACAAAGACATAGACTGTGCTAGATTGCATTATGAGAGGGCTGCTGAACTTTTTGAAATTGGAGATGCAGCAACCTCTGTCATACAGTGCAAGCTTAAAGTTGCACAATTTTTTGTCCAGCTTCAACA ATATCAGAAGGCAATTAAGATTTATGAAGATATTGCCCGACAGTCACTGAATAGCAACTTGTTGAAATATGGAGTTAGAGTACATCTTCTTAACTCAGGCCTTTGTCAGCTTGTTAAAGGGGATTTTGTTGCAATTTCCAACTCTTTGGAGCTTTATCAG GACTTGGATCCCACATTCTCCACAACCCGTGAATACAAATTTTTGGCT GATTTAGCTGCTTCAATTGACGAGGAAGATGTTGAAAAATTTACTAAAGTAGTCAAGGAGTTTAATGACATAACCCCATTG
- the LOC106759597 gene encoding alpha-soluble NSF attachment protein 2 isoform X5 yields MDDHMVKGHILAKKAENKLHACCPLFGSKVEDAALLFHKSATSFKLAKSCRILSLTRNLFQNFFFSFSCFSHTFNCFFVRSGDKAGSLFVESSACHMKLGNKHDAVNAYIEGARCYKKTSLQGAVFCLNKVVTIYEELGRHIMAAKYSKEIGDLCELNKDIDCARLHYERAAELFEIGDAATSVIQCKLKVAQFFVQLQQYQKAIKIYEDIARQSLNSNLLKYGVRVHLLNSGLCQLVKGDFVAISNSLELYQDLDPTFSTTREYKFLAGL; encoded by the exons ATGGACGATCACATGGTGAAGGGACATATACTAGCCAAGAAAGCGGAGAACAAGCTCCACGCTTGTTGCCCCTTGTTCGGTTCCAAAGTCGAAGACGCCGCTCTGTTGTTCCACAAATCCGCTACTTCCTTCAAACTCGCCAAATCATGTCGCATTCTTTCTCTCACACGCAATCTCttccaaaactttttcttttccttttcatgtttttctcaCACTTTTAACTGTTTCTTTGTTCGTTCAGGGGACAAGGCGGGCTCACTCTTCGTCGAATCGTCTGCATGTCACATGAAG TTAGGTAACAAGCATGATGCTGTAAATGCTTATATCGAAGGTGCTCGTTGCTACAAGAAAACTTCATTACAAG GAGCTGTTTTCTGCTTAAATAAAGTAGTGACAATCTACGAAGAGCTTGGTAGGCACATCATGGCTGCTAAGTATTCAAAG GAAATTGGCGACTTATGTGAGCTCAACAAAGACATAGACTGTGCTAGATTGCATTATGAGAGGGCTGCTGAACTTTTTGAAATTGGAGATGCAGCAACCTCTGTCATACAGTGCAAGCTTAAAGTTGCACAATTTTTTGTCCAGCTTCAACA ATATCAGAAGGCAATTAAGATTTATGAAGATATTGCCCGACAGTCACTGAATAGCAACTTGTTGAAATATGGAGTTAGAGTACATCTTCTTAACTCAGGCCTTTGTCAGCTTGTTAAAGGGGATTTTGTTGCAATTTCCAACTCTTTGGAGCTTTATCAG GACTTGGATCCCACATTCTCCACAACCCGTGAATACAAATTTTTGGCT GGACTCTAA
- the LOC106759597 gene encoding alpha-soluble NSF attachment protein 2 isoform X3, producing the protein MDDHMVKGHILAKKAENKLHACCPLFGSKVEDAALLFHKSATSFKLAKSCRILSLTRNLFQNFFFSFSCFSHTFNCFFVRSGDKAGSLFVESSACHMKLGNKHDAVNAYIEGARCYKKTSLQGAVFCLNKVVTIYEELGRHIMAAKYSKEIGDLCELNKDIDCARLHYERAAELFEIGDAATSVIQCKLKVAQFFVQLQQYQKAIKIYEDIARQSLNSNLLKYGVRVHLLNSGLCQLVKGDFVAISNSLELYQDLDPTFSTTREYKFLAEPWKSTLLLRVKHVLKEKEMQEDDLT; encoded by the exons ATGGACGATCACATGGTGAAGGGACATATACTAGCCAAGAAAGCGGAGAACAAGCTCCACGCTTGTTGCCCCTTGTTCGGTTCCAAAGTCGAAGACGCCGCTCTGTTGTTCCACAAATCCGCTACTTCCTTCAAACTCGCCAAATCATGTCGCATTCTTTCTCTCACACGCAATCTCttccaaaactttttcttttccttttcatgtttttctcaCACTTTTAACTGTTTCTTTGTTCGTTCAGGGGACAAGGCGGGCTCACTCTTCGTCGAATCGTCTGCATGTCACATGAAG TTAGGTAACAAGCATGATGCTGTAAATGCTTATATCGAAGGTGCTCGTTGCTACAAGAAAACTTCATTACAAG GAGCTGTTTTCTGCTTAAATAAAGTAGTGACAATCTACGAAGAGCTTGGTAGGCACATCATGGCTGCTAAGTATTCAAAG GAAATTGGCGACTTATGTGAGCTCAACAAAGACATAGACTGTGCTAGATTGCATTATGAGAGGGCTGCTGAACTTTTTGAAATTGGAGATGCAGCAACCTCTGTCATACAGTGCAAGCTTAAAGTTGCACAATTTTTTGTCCAGCTTCAACA ATATCAGAAGGCAATTAAGATTTATGAAGATATTGCCCGACAGTCACTGAATAGCAACTTGTTGAAATATGGAGTTAGAGTACATCTTCTTAACTCAGGCCTTTGTCAGCTTGTTAAAGGGGATTTTGTTGCAATTTCCAACTCTTTGGAGCTTTATCAG GACTTGGATCCCACATTCTCCACAACCCGTGAATACAAATTTTTGGCT
- the LOC106759597 gene encoding alpha-soluble NSF attachment protein 2 isoform X2, with translation MDDHMVKGHILAKKAENKLHACCPLFGSKVEDAALLFHKSATSFKLAKSCRILSLTRNLFQNFFFSFSCFSHTFNCFFVRSGDKAGSLFVESSACHMKLGNKHDAVNAYIEGARCYKKTSLQGAVFCLNKVVTIYEELGRHIMAAKYSKEIGDLCELNKDIDCARLHYERAAELFEIGDAATSVIQCKLKVAQFFVQLQQYQKAIKIYEDIARQSLNSNLLKYGVRVHLLNSGLCQLVKGDFVAISNSLELYQDLDPTFSTTREYKFLADLAASIDEEDVEKFTKVVKEFNDITPLGL, from the exons ATGGACGATCACATGGTGAAGGGACATATACTAGCCAAGAAAGCGGAGAACAAGCTCCACGCTTGTTGCCCCTTGTTCGGTTCCAAAGTCGAAGACGCCGCTCTGTTGTTCCACAAATCCGCTACTTCCTTCAAACTCGCCAAATCATGTCGCATTCTTTCTCTCACACGCAATCTCttccaaaactttttcttttccttttcatgtttttctcaCACTTTTAACTGTTTCTTTGTTCGTTCAGGGGACAAGGCGGGCTCACTCTTCGTCGAATCGTCTGCATGTCACATGAAG TTAGGTAACAAGCATGATGCTGTAAATGCTTATATCGAAGGTGCTCGTTGCTACAAGAAAACTTCATTACAAG GAGCTGTTTTCTGCTTAAATAAAGTAGTGACAATCTACGAAGAGCTTGGTAGGCACATCATGGCTGCTAAGTATTCAAAG GAAATTGGCGACTTATGTGAGCTCAACAAAGACATAGACTGTGCTAGATTGCATTATGAGAGGGCTGCTGAACTTTTTGAAATTGGAGATGCAGCAACCTCTGTCATACAGTGCAAGCTTAAAGTTGCACAATTTTTTGTCCAGCTTCAACA ATATCAGAAGGCAATTAAGATTTATGAAGATATTGCCCGACAGTCACTGAATAGCAACTTGTTGAAATATGGAGTTAGAGTACATCTTCTTAACTCAGGCCTTTGTCAGCTTGTTAAAGGGGATTTTGTTGCAATTTCCAACTCTTTGGAGCTTTATCAG GACTTGGATCCCACATTCTCCACAACCCGTGAATACAAATTTTTGGCT GATTTAGCTGCTTCAATTGACGAGGAAGATGTTGAAAAATTTACTAAAGTAGTCAAGGAGTTTAATGACATAACCCCATTG GGACTCTAA
- the LOC106759597 gene encoding alpha-soluble NSF attachment protein 2 isoform X4, translating into MDDHMVKGHILAKKAENKLHACCPLFGSKVEDAALLFHKSATSFKLAKSWDKAGSLFVESSACHMKLGNKHDAVNAYIEGARCYKKTSLQGAVFCLNKVVTIYEELGRHIMAAKYSKEIGDLCELNKDIDCARLHYERAAELFEIGDAATSVIQCKLKVAQFFVQLQQYQKAIKIYEDIARQSLNSNLLKYGVRVHLLNSGLCQLVKGDFVAISNSLELYQDLDPTFSTTREYKFLADLAASIDEEDVEKFTKVVKEFNDITPLEPWKSTLLLRVKHVLKEKEMQEDDLT; encoded by the exons ATGGACGATCACATGGTGAAGGGACATATACTAGCCAAGAAAGCGGAGAACAAGCTCCACGCTTGTTGCCCCTTGTTCGGTTCCAAAGTCGAAGACGCCGCTCTGTTGTTCCACAAATCCGCTACTTCCTTCAAACTCGCCAAATCAT GGGACAAGGCGGGCTCACTCTTCGTCGAATCGTCTGCATGTCACATGAAG TTAGGTAACAAGCATGATGCTGTAAATGCTTATATCGAAGGTGCTCGTTGCTACAAGAAAACTTCATTACAAG GAGCTGTTTTCTGCTTAAATAAAGTAGTGACAATCTACGAAGAGCTTGGTAGGCACATCATGGCTGCTAAGTATTCAAAG GAAATTGGCGACTTATGTGAGCTCAACAAAGACATAGACTGTGCTAGATTGCATTATGAGAGGGCTGCTGAACTTTTTGAAATTGGAGATGCAGCAACCTCTGTCATACAGTGCAAGCTTAAAGTTGCACAATTTTTTGTCCAGCTTCAACA ATATCAGAAGGCAATTAAGATTTATGAAGATATTGCCCGACAGTCACTGAATAGCAACTTGTTGAAATATGGAGTTAGAGTACATCTTCTTAACTCAGGCCTTTGTCAGCTTGTTAAAGGGGATTTTGTTGCAATTTCCAACTCTTTGGAGCTTTATCAG GACTTGGATCCCACATTCTCCACAACCCGTGAATACAAATTTTTGGCT GATTTAGCTGCTTCAATTGACGAGGAAGATGTTGAAAAATTTACTAAAGTAGTCAAGGAGTTTAATGACATAACCCCATTG